Sequence from the Strix uralensis isolate ZFMK-TIS-50842 chromosome 1, bStrUra1, whole genome shotgun sequence genome:
ATACCAGCaatattttaaagtcttttaaaattagtCCTTGCTGTTCCTGGCTTCTTGTGGTGCTCTGACGCTTTATAGTCACTTGCAGATGtataaatacatttgcattttggAACACAATTTATTTAAACTTCTGAAAGTTGTCAGGTTTTGTTTAGTgtgagaaaagtaatttttcacttaGAGTCTGTAAATGTTgttgtatatatgtgttttaaatATGTAAGATGCTATTTTAACAGCATAAATTGGTATTGGGCTCCTTTTGGGCTCTGCATTGCAAACGTTcgtttataaaataaatattacaaattCAACCTTATAGTGTGCAAATGATATATGAAGTCATCATTTTCTCTTGCATTaagaaggcaataaaaggcaCAGAGATGCTTAAAAGCTTCCTTAGGTTGCCTCATGTCAGCAGAGAGGACTTCAGTTTCACTGTGCTGTTTTTAACCAGAATGCACATTATCTATTGTTGTCTTTCAGAACTTGGAATCTTGTAGAAGGACGGTCAGCCTTTATCAAAAACCTGAAGCAAAGTGAGTTTGTCAGTCTAAACCCACTAAAAAAGTGGAATTAGacagttttactttttctgtaaaGAGAAGTAGACTGAATTAATCAACAGGTCAGTTAATTGAAAGCAACTTTCACACTGTCTTTTTACACATGCAGGCAAGCATATCTAAACTTACATCCTTAATCATTTACCAAAAGGAAAATGTAGTGACACTAAagtaaatttttctttccttgaaatttGATGTCAGgacatttaaataaatgtgttttcttttgtttttctctataCACTTCTGATAatcagaaacaaacatttaagaCGATAGTTTTACTTGTTTATTCTCGGTTATTtgattttttcctgaatttttctCAGGTTTAGGTAGAAAACAGTGTCTAGCAGCTTCTAAACATCTTACTTTTAGATTCTTACGCAATATAGAgtacaaaaaaatctgtgtacaCAAATGTATCATGTACAGATGCCCACATAATTAAATGGTCCCCTGATGGAGAGAGGTATGTGACCGTGATAACAAATAAAGTGGATATCTACAAACTTGACACAGCTTCAATCACTGGCACTATCACAACAGAGAAGAGAATTTCTTCACTTAGATTTATTACAGTAAGTACAAAAAAGAAAGGTGCTGGGAAATTAACTGGTTTGAAAATCATTAAATTAATCacacttgcatttcttttttcccgTTCCAAGGATTCTGTCCTCGCCATAGCTGGAGATGATGAAATTATAAGGTTCTACAGCTGTGACTCACAAAAATGCCTGTGTGAATTTAAAGCTCATGAAAACAGGTATTCTATATTTGtttactatttaaatatttatggcAATGCTGAGTACTCCGTAAAATTCAATGACTTGTAACATTCAGCATATTTTACTATTGTATTTGTTTTAGCATAGAAAGTGAATTTATTTATGTGCTAAATTCCAAATTTGGGACAGACTTGTTTGCTTTTAGTATGAGCATAAATACTGTGCTGTCCATGCACATTACAAAAACAACAGGGTATAGAATTAGAAATATTACAGTTCTAAATTTAGAGGTACACACTTCTCTGTGTGTGGCCTATGCATTTCTGAAATTGGGTACCCATATTTTCCTGCAAGACCATCTAAAGAATGTTTAACCTGTCTTTACAGATTCTGACTCTTTAGAATGCTTAAATAAGCCAAACCAGTGTACTCAGTCCAGACAATAGGAGGGTAATGGCGTATTTTCTGTTgttgaaaagcaaatatttgtcaaaatgctgcttttaattcaTCAGAACACAAAAGCATTAGCTAAAATGTCACTGAAGTGGTTAATAGTGTGTGCTTAAAAGTATTAGTGTTCTGAACTGAATTCTAACAAGCCTAGCAAAGGCAAGCGTTCCGACTGTAAATGACAGCACTCAAAACAGATTATTGTTCCAAGTTCCTGCCTGTCATTTGTGGGTTTTCTgttcaaactgatttttaaattattgactCCTCATCTAATTTCTGCAGTGTCCTGTTCTGAAGTGAACTGCCATGCTATAAAGTAACACAGTAttatattttcttcacagaataaaAGGTATCTATAGTTTTGAAAGAGAAGGACAACATGTTATTGTTACTGCATCCAGTGATGGTTACATTAAAATGTGGAATCTGGATCTTAATAAGGTTGGTCTATTAAACTGCTTGTTAAATGTACGGAAAAATATCACACAACCAAAACTGCAGACAGTTCtgttataaaaattaattttaaatcactGAGGAAATTTTACTTGAAATCTGGATGTCTTGATCTTCCTCCATGCTTTGTTCAGTAGAGATGTATATGTCTATCCACATATTTTTATGCACCTGTATATTTTTGTATCTTTGTAGTTTCTTTTAAACTATAAAATCTGATGATATTACAGAGATCTCATCTCCTCTTTATATATAAAGTCATGCTTCCTTTCAGACCTACCTGGCCAGACTATTTAATTAGTTATATATGTTCTAAGCACTGCTGAGGTGACTGTTGCTactcttttaaaaacacaaactcTGTGGTTTGGGGCAGGCGTTGTTCATGTAGGGGGAAAAAGTTGTCCTTTTGAAAAATTCAAACATGTTAATGTACTGGGTACTTctatttcctgtattttcaaaCAGTTCCGAGTAGCACAGTTCAAGAAGGAATTTCCCATGTTTATTGTTTGCTCTgaggtttgtatttttaaaatcagaattagatttttttaatttaatgccCAGTAATAAAGGATCTACTATATTCCACTATAAGTATCTTGAATAGTTCAAGTAAATCTCTCTCAAcatttatatgttttatatatatcaTCTGAATTTGCCAGTTTTTAATTTGACCCCCTCTGATTACTTTTACACTTCTAAGTGCAGTAGTGAAAATCCCTCTTTTTCCCTTCACCTCAAATTTCTTTTCCCCTTGTACATAACTGACATAGTGATCAGGGAACTCTTTACCTTTCTCTGTGAcattgtctttattttgaccaaatgtgtgcttttcttcctgcGTAGGCAAAATTTTGTAAAACTTCATATAACTCTGTGGGCTGCTCTGTCCAGCTCTGTGAGGTAGAATATCCTAATACAAGTAGTTTCTGATGGGTTGATGTTGTGCTGTACATGTGTTTGTGACACTTTATCCCCTGATACCTGTAATAGGATATTTGCCCAAGTATTCCCAGAGTTGACTGATATAATTGCAGTTAAGCAATTTGAAACACACTCTGAAGAGATTACTTTTAATCAGCAGCCTTGTCTTTGTGAGGGAGAAAAGGAATCTGACGCAAAAACTTCATTCACATTATTTTAGCTGTACCAAAAAATACTTATTACTCTGGAGAAACTTCTGAAACCATTTTTTTGTGGGGGTCTGTGACTCATCTAGTTATTCCTCATGTTAAACTTATCCCCATGTGCCTGAAACCCACTGGTCTTGCTTGTCAAGATATTTTCTTAAAGCCACTGGGAGTTTTTGGTAAAGCCACCACTGAGGAATGGTATCAGGAACAGGACTGCAATAATGTGACCATTAACTGATATACAGCTTCTAGTTCTAAACATTGTTAGGCACCAGAAATGAAGTGGAAGGTAGGCAGTGCATTTCTCACTTCAAATACTTCAgtaaatttaaatagaaataaaataatgtgtaATTAATCTTCTAATGTATTATCTCCAGATTAAAGATGTGCCATCTTTACTGTGTGAAGTTAGTACCAAAGCTAGGCTGACATGTCTTGCAGTATGGCTTGACCAGgcttcagaaatgaaagaaaattctgAGAAAGCTGCAACATCATCTCAAGGTAACAGAACTGTGTGTATTTTTGGTTGTTCATGTGACTGTGAAATGGAAGATAGTAAGTGGGAGGTTTTTACTGTATGCATTGGAAAAACTTTCGGTATCTTGAAGAACTGGGGATATGACACTGGCAAGGAATATAGATATCCTTACCAGTCTGATAGTGTCTCAAGTCTGCGTGTATGTTGGAGGACATAAGACTCCTCTCACTTTTATTATATgaaagttttgtttctctttactgAAATAACATACTGAGGAAGCCACTGTGAAGCTTTTGAggcagataagaaaaaaaaaaacagtttgataGAACTGCAAGTCTTGTTTTCCTATAAACAAAATTAAGTCTGAGGCCATTGCAGTAGGGAAAACTTAGGAGTCTGGCTCagtatttttttagttttttgctgttgttttactgTATCGTAATCTATTTACACACTTGATCTTTAGATATTTGCATATCACAGGCAAAACTAGCATAAATGGCACATTCCGCTGTAAGTAAAACATCATGTAtaacccctttttaaaaatgagatacaAATAAGTCTGTGCCATTTTAGACTACAAAGACTGGACATAAATATCAGTGTGaataatttcttgcttttttccagcaaatgaagatgaaaaattgtcaatagtcaagaaaaaaaaaggttgtttgactgataaaagtgataaaacagcagaaagaaagagaaaaattactcCAAAGAAGCAAAAATTGGAAGCTCcactgcaaaagaagaaaaagaaaaggaataccTCAGCATGAAGGCAGCTACGTTCTCTCCTGAAGAAAAAGTAAATGCTGGTGTTGCTGTAGTTTTTATAAGGATGGGAACCTCTGACAGGACATATACCTTTGAACTGATCTGTTGTTTAAAAGTAATGAATGTTTTTACCCTAATAAATTGACTGATCATTCTGGGAAGTAGCAAAAGAGATGGCAACTTTTCCTAAGTGATcgaagcaaaaataaattaataatatgtaatatttatatttttctattaacaATAGCAAACACTTCTTAACCGGCTGTGAAAAAGCCaactaaaatgataaaaatagCTGCATCTGTCTCCGTCACATTTTTGTCTCACtgaaatgcacattaaaaatacatacactttTTCATTTTAGTGTTGGAAAAGTTACTGTTCATTTGACTCAAAATTTGATCTGCTTTTGTCATGAGTTACTTTTCCTACTGTAAGAAGGACAtgttaaaattactgaaaatggGATGATCACATTCCATTCATACATTCACAGAAAATCGTACTGTCTAGTTCTTGACATGGACCTATACATAGAGTTTATaagcaaaatgtttgctttttttactgtgtCCATACttcatgcatttaattttttataaagtCTTTGCACCCATGGTTCACATgattgaaatattttgttcagaataTGATACATATTTTTGGTGGAAGAGTTTATACCAATAAGGTTGtaccttttcttcccccttcccacagCACTTTTTCAAGTCCTTGATCTGAgctttgtttacaaaaaaaaaaaatttaacatttggAATGTTTGTCATGCTGATAAAATGCAACTCATCTGTTTTGCACTTAAACAGAAAGTGAATTCCTGACCTTCTCAATCACTGGGAACAGGATTTTATCCTAAGTGTTATTACAAATACACAGTGGGAAAAACAAAGTTGAGCTGGAGAGAACAAGGTCAAATAGCTGTACTAAatgttctctttatttcttttaaggacattttaatgttgttttctgcACTACCAGAGTAGtcattatttattctgttttcagaGAGTAACTGGAACTGCGCTTTATTCTGATTCCCTTTAGTAATAATCTGTTCCTCCTTATTCGTGTAGCAAGAGGAAAGGTAAAGAATATCACAAAAAAGATTGAGCCAAATCTGGAGATGGGAATACAGGCTGTCTTAGGGATGTAAAATAGAATATAACTCCAGCTTACATCTTGTGTATGCTGACACTGAAACAGTGCACATCATCAGTGCTGTTTCAAGATTCTTCAAGTGGCAATGGCAGCATTCTCTtggaggtgggtgtctgtgtttGTATTCTGTAACTTTCCCTTATTTAGATTACTTAGATAAATGATCACAACCCCTTGTCTGAATATTCAGTCTAGTTGATTTATATGAGCTCAGTTTAATTCAACATTAAAGGGTTTTCAATTGTACTTTAGTTTgaacttacacagcttttaactTTAATAATACCTGGAACGTGTGTATACAAACACAGGCAAATAATGTGGGACTTAGAATGGTTTGTTGACTTGGCAGGAAAGGTAccaaatcacatttttaattgATAAAGTCCTATAGTAAATATGGGACTTAGAGAGTATAAGCTTAAGTAAGAATTGTGTAAAGTGTTTTAACTTGTAAAGTGTTATGTCTGTTTTATAATGCTTATCCTATGTCTGTTCTTGACAAAATGGCTGTCACTACTAAAACAGTTTTTattgtttgaatttttaaatatctgagcTCATGGCTATGGCTGTCACAGTTACAGAAGCAACCTTTTATGAGTACCAGGACAAATACAGTTTGCAcataattttaagaattaaaaagcaaaaattccaCAGAATTTTGATTCTAATGTTTAGACTTACAGTAAACATTATACATTTGTAAAAATCCAAACCCCCTGTGTAGTAACAAAGAATTACATGTCTCATGAGACATGGAACAATTTGTGAACTAGAGACAGAGAAGACAAGCcctaacagcttttaaaatgaaatacagaaacagtcctgaaagaagtaattttctaTACCTTGAGTGAATGCTCACCTACTAACCAGTACTTGGCAATTTTTCGTTATTGTTTCCTTGTGCACATCTTCCTTTCCAGCACATCTTCCATCCTAGTTTTCAGGGAATTGCTTAGAATGATAGAGGGGAGGCAGCAGTGCAGAGCAAGAGGAGGTGTCAGTGGTGAGAAAGCTCTTCCTGTCTCAGGAAGGGTGAGTGTGCATGATGCTGGTAGAGTAGATGGAGCCACAGCTGCAAGGAACAACAGCCTAGCGAGCAGCATCTTCAGTTGAGCCCCAGGTGAGCTCAGCAGCTGTggatttcttccagtttttctcCTTCCGCTCTTGGGGAACCCCAGTGCTGGATTACAAAGCACAGCCCAGAGGAACTCGAACCTCACAGCCATTACACAGCTTGAACAGAACAGGGAACCCCATCTGTGCTGGTTGTGGCAGTTCTCAGGGAGATGGGAGATCTCTATTTAAGCCACTTAGGCCAACAAGGGAATTAAACTCCTCTCCACTTTCTGACCATTAGGCTAATTCATAAAGATGGGAAAACTTGAAATGCAGCTAGAGAAAGCTGCGTTTTGCAAAAAGCACAGACCTCTCCTGTTTTGTGCCTTCTGTTATGAAAAGGAACCAAAGGCCCTCAGCTCAGGGACCTGGCTGGAGGGGTGCTCGCTCTTCCTATGCACTTAAATCTCCATGGGAGGTAAGTGCATAGCCAACTGGAATAACTTATGCACCATTTACATGAAGAAAGCTAGTTTcagcacttgaaaaaaagaaaaagtttatctTTGTAGACAGTTAGAAACATCTaaattttttccagattaaaaaaaatgcaaaacattttctttgcaagGTATTTTCCATCTCCCACTGTTGGGTAACTCCTACAGCAGAAGACTCCTTTTTCTGTTGCACTAGCTGTGCTTGTAATTTGACGATTACAGAAATCCTCTACATGTTCCACAAGCCCGAAATTACTGACAAAAGCTGGAAGCGCCTGTGGGCTGCCCAGAGATGCAGCTGCTGCCACACTACAAACCACAACCCTAAATTCTCAGCTCTACCACATACCCCCGCCTCTGGTACAGGACTAGGATGGATCGGGTGGCACGAAAGCGGTCAGGAGGGAGCTTTCCCCTCACTGGACAGACGCGCAAAACTTTTGTCTGCGCTGAAGTCTCTCCTCATCTGTAGGCCCTCGGGCTTGCTCGGGCACCCTCGATGCCCCCACCGGGGCCAGGGGAGTTACCCTGAGCTCTGCAGGGACCTGGGAGGGTATCAGCACCTTCCCCTCCGCAGCCCTGGACCGCGGGACGCACCCTACCCTTCCTCTTGGTTGGTtggattttttcttctctccGAACAGCCGGAAAAGGGAAGGTTCGGGCGGTGCGTTGCTCCCTCACCTCCCCTtccgccgccggctccgccctACGCTGCTAcggagcggggccgcggggcaggTGAGGGCCGCCCGCGTACCTTCCGCGGAGGGGCGCACCCCGAAGTCTGCCCCACCGCCCCCAGGGCCGCATTCCCGACAAATCGGTTTTCATCGCTCAGGCTCGGGTTAGGGTTCGGGCTTTAGGCAGGCCTTGCGCGTGGAAAAGCTCTCCACAGCAAAatgctagtatttttttttttctctaaaaaattaAGATCCTGACCTCAATTTCTCTTCCAGCATGGCAGTGGACTGGCTCGGCTTTGGCTACGCCGCCCTGGTGGCATCTGGAGGGCTTATTGGCTATGCAAAAGCAGGTACAGTGCGGGAAGgtgcttctccctccctccctccctccctctcccctccttccctctcccctccttcgTACCCCAATAACTTTGTGTGAGCTAGGCGGCTTTTTACAAAAGCCTCCTATCTTGAAGTTCACACAGGTATAAAATTTATCAGCTTGTACCATGTGATGATAACTTGCTGCTGTTGGGGTGTGGTGCTTTTTTGGGTTGAGCTGGTGCTTTGGGCTGATAAGTCCACCATCTGTTTTCTGGTGGATGTTGGTATACTGCTTCTGTGATGTGCTTTTTGGGTGAACTGACGTAAGTTTGCTTCAGAAAGGCTTTTCCCCTGCTATTTTAAATATAAGCCTTCTATAAATGTTTTGTATCTTCAAAggacataacttttttttctttagaggttttttcttattttaatgtttGATGGTAACAGTATACTGTAAGCTGCAGAGAGTTTTCAGAAGGATCTGTTCTCCAAGTAGAGCTGAACAATGCAAATCAGTCCTTAAACTTGTTCCTTTTCTGGGCTCTGCATCATAAGCTTCCCCTCTGACCTCCTGCTTTCATTTCCTGACATTTTTCTGAGTTTGTCCTCCGGACAGAACTGTGGCTTCATTCCTGCTGCAATACTCTCTCTTTCAGATTCAAAAATCCTTAAGTCACCTTTGTGTTTGTGATACAAAGGTACATTGCTGAAATCAGTAAGAATCACACCAGTGCATTTGACTACATAGATGATAATGCCTATTCCAATCTGTTTTCTATTGGCTTGATTTATCCTTTGGGCAGTGAGTGGAGTTTAGGGCAGGAAGGACAATACTGAGAACTTAAGTAACTAATTGCATCCATATTTCTCTGAGGCCATTATGAAATGGTAGGTGTCTTTCTTATGGTCTGGTCCCACATGGGAGGACGTGGTCATGCTGAGGTAAGGGAATCCAGGTCACAGGATTTTTGAAGGGGAAACAGGAACTTGTAtggtgatttggggggggggggggggtaggggtaAGACAAGTTATCGTATTCCTGCTAATAacttggagaaaacaaaagaaaatggaattttcgTCCATAGAGCTAAGATGGTGATCTGTTCTTTTACAGCCAGGTCTATTTACCCACACAACCAGCAGTCAGCAGGAGGTGCCTTGGGAAAAATAGAGAACAGGGCAAGCAGAGAGTGATTGATTGAttgactgatttttctctcttaatttaGTAAGTTCTCTGGGTCCCAGTGTTTTGAGGCTCAGGAACTTCCTGATCCAGAGGTGGTGTAGTTGTACTAGTAAGTGTACGTGTCATAGCTGCTTAAATAATACCTTGAGGTAAAAGTCAAGGATATGATGGCCATTTCTTGGCTCCCAGGCTTGTGGAAATAACTGTAGCTACCACACTGGTTGCTAAGCTGTATTCTGTGCAGAGCAGCCACTTGCACCTGTACAAGAATATCTGGTTGCTTTCTATCATCTTTATCTCTTGCTTTTTATACCAAAAGCAGGATCTGAAGCAATGTTACAGCTACTTTGTTGATGGCTGAAAAATTATTACTTCATGGTAGCAACATGCAGTCCTCCTGTAACACCAAGAAGAGATCTTTATCAGCTTAGCTTTGCAATCTCAAGTCTCTTAAAGGTGACCTGGAAAATGGAATATATAAAGAACCACCCTCAGTAGCATTAAGTCCTGAATTCTCCATTAGCCTCATTGAGAGCATTCACCACTCACAGTGCTCATGCCACTTCATTACTTGATGTCATCTATAAATCGCCAATTTGGATGTGGTATCCTTTATCTCCTGGCATCCTGGGATTATCATGTATACTTGAGGACTTGATCCAAAGATTAGGTGAGTCCAGGGAACCTTCTTCCAAAGTCTGCAGTTATCTTTGGGTCAGATCTAAGGTACACTTAGGAGATATGACCTCTCTTACTTGACTCCATTCTGTTCTTTGGCAACTCTCTATTTGAATGCTTTCCTGGCCAGTTCAGTCTATGTGTCCTTTTTCTGGTCTTAAACCCTTACTGTTTAGTCCATCTACTTTGCTGCCTCTCAAGAAATTCTGATATTACTCTGTTGAAACAACATGCTTCGGTTTGCACAGAGAGAACACCAATTCTTTTGCTGTTCTCGTTATTCTTTCCATCACAAATACATTGTCTTTGCTGTTAAATAGTTAAATACTAATGCTATTTCTATCTTATACAAGAGTATTTGAACGTGTTTCTCGGTGCAGATCAGCATGGTCTTagtgtcttaaaagaaaaaaaaactctcTAATGTGCTTTATAACAATgaatgcctcttttttttttgttattgttggtgTTTTACAAAACAGACATGCTGATGAGCAAGTTTATTTCTGAGCTAATAAAGGCATTATCTTTTACTTGTTCAGGTAGTGTCCCATCACTAGCTGCTGGCCTTTTCTTTGGGAGTTTGGCTGGACTGGGTGCCTATCAGCTCTCACAGAATCCAAGTAATGTTTGGATATCTCTGAGTAAGTCGTTTAAAATTTTAACTAGAAGGAATTATATTTACCCTAAAATAGCTGGATACTTAAAATGAGTACCTAAAAGTCTGCAGAAGAGTTAGACTGATGGTGTTATAAATCAAGTTTCAATCCAatttttaaacttgtgttttAGTGAAAAATCTTCATTAGTGACCAATACTGCTCTCTTGGAATGTGAACTGTTAGCAttacttaattctttttttaaagaatgtattGAGAATGCATATTAAAAACTGTCTTGCTCAGTGATTTCTCACTACGTTCCAGCATCCCTTTTGTGAGAAGTTTGAAGTGCTTTGGACGATAGTTCAAACTTatatttttgtcccttttctATAACAGGAGAGGAAAATATCTGTTATTTGTCATTAGAGTTTGTcttctgaacatcagaaaacctACAGATTGTGAAGGAAAATGTGTGCAAGGATAAAGTGAAACTtaagtggtttaaaaaaattatcaaaccAAATACCATTATTTAACAAccttcagtaaaacaaaaatcaaataagcattttgtgtttaaaaacatatatGTAGTATGGTGTGAATCTccaaaatgcaatttttctctttcttctattTACCATATGGAGCTCAGGGTTGTGAACAAGTTAGAACAGTAATCACCTATCACTTGAACTTTTCTCATTCACTGATAAGTTAGGATACCTTGCAATTGACGTGGGCTGAGGAAATATATGTAGATAATTCCTGTAGCTCAGCTGATGCCTGACACTTGTTAGACTGCTGTATCTCAGATACTTGTGAGCACGTTTTATGTAATCCTTTGGCCAGTATTTGTGTTAGTAGTATCCTCTACTCTCCATTCCTGATCTGTAGAAGACATCAGTGCATGACAGTTCTCTAGCACTAGATATGTTTCAGTCCCCAGGCTTCTCTGAATTGGTGGCTGCCACCATGCGTGTCTCACGCTGGCATGTTTGAAGGATCATAGTGCCAATGGAAGTGCTAGTAAATTGATGTCTGACCTCTGTGTGTCCTCTTTTTGCTGGATCCTACTTTCAGCATCCTGCAGGAGGCTGGAGAATTTCAGGAAGAGTGATTCCTCTGCAGGCTGCCCATACCCCTAGCAGGTTATTTTATTATTGCTGAAAATGGCAGAGGTGGTGATTGGCTTATTTTTATACACGAGAAATGTGGAATTACAAAGGTGTTGCACACCTGGGGAGATTTAACAGAGAAGCAAGCTTCAGTGATGCAgtatcttcttccttcttctcagaACTGGAGCTTCCCTTCTCCCTGACATTGAGAAGCGAACTGTGGAGACTCACTGCTTAGTGCTTAAAGAGCTGCCACTGACTATAGCATTTGTTCACTGAAGCAGTGACATAGCATTTAGTTCTTTGATAGGTGGAAGTCAGAAGTGAAAGGGGAAGGCCCAGTATTTCTCTCCACTTAAGCGTTGTCTACAGTGCAGTCCACTTCCACATCTACTGGATAGGTCAAAAGCTGTGCATAGTCAAGTCTATATAACTGGAATAAACTGCCGATACAGCAAGCTTAACAGGAGCGAGATAAAGTATTTTCCCAAATGCCAGAGAGATATATGTCTGTAATTCAGTAGCATATGGAATCTTTTCCTCCTCCGTTACATGCTTCAGAGTTTTTGGAGAAGGTGTGTTCTGCTGCTGTCTTAGACAAAATTACATTTAGTGAACTGTGTATATTTTGAAGACTGGCTACTGATTAGAGCTTGGGGTATTTGAATACCTGAAGTATTTTAGTTCTTTCTTGTGTATTAGACTGTAGTCTCAGTCTTTTACTTAGTTACTTATAGGGGACTGTTAGATGTCAAGGACAGTGTTTAGCCATGGCTAGGACTGAAGGTGAGCTGGGTCCTGCAGGACCAACCATCACATAGAAGCAGTGGTAGAAAATGAGAGTGGTTGGAACAACATGTTAATGTGTAGCTGTTACCACTGGGTAGCAGATGCATGCTAAGGATTTAATTAGTGTGTTTTTTAGTATGTATCTTTCTTTGAGATAAGGTGTTCAGTGATTGACCTTTCTATTTTACTGGCTCAGTGGAACTACCTGACTTCTGTCTCTATGTCAAGTGGTCAGGATGGGTAGCTTTAACTCTCTGACCCTAGTGGAAGGTGGTGCGGGGCTGAAATGGATTGGTAATGCTTAGTGCTTCCATAGCACACTTAGTGCTTCCATAGCACACTTCAGAAGGTTCACTTTGCAAACATAAATGTGTTAATTCTCAGAACATTACTACAAGTTAGACACGAAAATGCTCTCTCCCTTTTACGAGAAGCAAGGGAATTATGTGCACAGGTTTAGTGATTTGCCTCTGCACAGGGAAGGAGTGAGTTCCAGAGCAGTGTAGCATAGATTATTTCCAGTCTCCAAAGAAGCACGTTTTGACAAAGAAATTTGAGGAGTGTTTGCAGAAGCGTATGGAGTGCACTGCCTGCTAGAACTTGATTTAGAATATTTATGCTTCACATATGGAGGCATTCCAAAGTTTACACAATTTATTAACTCTTTTTGTCCATCATGTAAAATAACTGTTTCACTTTTTACTTGATGCTGCTAGTTCTCTCTGTTCTGTTAGTTTTGAATTGTAGCATCTCTCACACACATGCATCTCTGCTGACTGCACTGTATAATCTCTCATTTAAGTTACATCTGGAACACTGACTGCTGTCATGGGAACAAGATTTTACAACTCTGGAAAATTCATGCCTGCAGGGCTAATTGCTGGTGTCAGGTACAAcacaatatacttttttttttaccctcctATGTGTGATTTCTTACTTGCTTAATTAAATTGAGGTGGAGTGAATCATATTTTGTGTATCTCTTTT
This genomic interval carries:
- the PAK1IP1 gene encoding p21-activated protein kinase-interacting protein 1, which codes for MELVAGCYEQVLFGFAARPAESWTVVPDFTHHAHSASLSAVAVNNRYVVTGSRDETIQIYDMKKKVEHGALLQHNGTITCLEFYGTAHLLSGAEDGLICIWNTKRWECLKSIKAHKGQVTSLSIHPSGKLALSVGTDKTLRTWNLVEGRSAFIKNLKQNAHIIKWSPDGERYVTVITNKVDIYKLDTASITGTITTEKRISSLRFITDSVLAIAGDDEIIRFYSCDSQKCLCEFKAHENRIKGIYSFEREGQHVIVTASSDGYIKMWNLDLNKIKDVPSLLCEVSTKARLTCLAVWLDQASEMKENSEKAATSSQANEDEKLSIVKKKKGCLTDKSDKTAERKRKITPKKQKLEAPLQKKKKKRNTSA
- the LOC141944670 gene encoding transmembrane protein 14C-like isoform X3 is translated as MAVDWLGFGYAALVASGGLIGYAKAGSVPSLAAGLFFGSLAGLGAYQLSQNPSNVWISLITSGTLTAVMGTRFYNSGKFMPAGLIAGVSLLMVGRLALKMVEKPHDK
- the LOC141944670 gene encoding uncharacterized protein LOC141944670 isoform X1, yielding MFHKPEITDKSWKRLWAAQRCSCCHTTNHNPKFSALPHTPASGTGLGWIGWHESGQEGAFPSLDRRAKLLSALKSLLICRPSGLLGHPRCPHRGQGSYPELCRDLGGYQHLPLRSPGPRDAPYPSSCMAVDWLGFGYAALVASGGLIGYAKAGSVPSLAAGLFFGSLAGLGAYQLSQNPSNVWISLITSGTLTAVMGTRFYNSGKFMPAGLIAGVSLLMVGRLALKMVEKPHDK
- the LOC141944670 gene encoding transmembrane protein 14C-like isoform X2, with amino-acid sequence MHLNLHGSMAVDWLGFGYAALVASGGLIGYAKAGSVPSLAAGLFFGSLAGLGAYQLSQNPSNVWISLITSGTLTAVMGTRFYNSGKFMPAGLIAGVSLLMVGRLALKMVEKPHDK